The following proteins are encoded in a genomic region of Microtus ochrogaster isolate Prairie Vole_2 chromosome 5, MicOch1.0, whole genome shotgun sequence:
- the C5H15orf61 gene encoding uncharacterized protein C15orf61 homolog produces MEALRRAHEAALRLLLCRPWAVGAASRPKPRASEVLTRHLLQRRLPHWTSFCVPYSAVHNDQFGLSHFNWPVPGANYHVLRTGCFPFIKYHCSKAPWQDLAGQNRFFTALKVINLGIPTLLYGLGSWLFARVTETVHTSYGPITIYFLNKEDEGAMY; encoded by the exons ATGGAGGCCCTGCGGAGGGCCCACGAGGCCGCGCTGCGGCTGCTGCTGTGCAGGCCCTGGGCCGTGGGCGCCGCCTCCCGCCCGAAGCCCCGCGCCTCGGAGGTGCTGACGCGGCACCTGCTGCAGCGGCGCCTGCCGCACTGGACCTCCTTCTGCGTGCCCTACAGCGCGGTCCACAACGACCAGTTCGGCCTGTCGCACTTCAACTGGCCCGTGCCGGGCGCCAACTACCACGTCCTGCGCACCGGCTGCTTCCCCTTCATCAAGTACCACTGCTCCAAAGCGCCGTGGCAGGACCTGGCCGGGCAGAACCGCTTCTTCACGGCTCTCAAGGTCATCAATCTGG gTATTCCGACCTTATTATATGGACTTGGCTCCTGGTTATTTGCCAGAGTCACAGAGACTGTTCATACCAGTTACGGACCAATaacaatttattttctaaataaagaagATGAAGGTGCCATGTATTGA